In the Candidatus Krumholzibacteriia bacterium genome, one interval contains:
- the tsaB gene encoding tRNA (adenosine(37)-N6)-threonylcarbamoyltransferase complex dimerization subunit type 1 TsaB, whose amino-acid sequence MARVMRRLAIDTTGRGGSVAIARDETVVAERVHDEAQGYAEHLFGLLDGALADAGAARSDVDEILVVSGPGSFTGLRIGVMTAKTLARATGWTLRAAPTLGLIATAASEPSLAVAPAGGGHVWVSSVDDAARARPDDPIRRVAVEDLDPGDRTLLCADSATAGLMAATQEVRVQTTDSLARLLLRAAAHGHPVVTAEDPVSFVPEYVSPSQAERVHGVDLREELSRPIRPRGWT is encoded by the coding sequence GTGGCTCGTGTGATGCGGCGCCTGGCGATCGACACCACCGGCCGCGGGGGCTCCGTGGCCATCGCTCGCGACGAGACCGTGGTCGCCGAGCGTGTCCACGACGAGGCCCAGGGCTACGCCGAGCACCTGTTCGGCCTGCTCGACGGTGCTCTGGCCGACGCCGGGGCGGCGCGCTCCGACGTCGACGAGATCCTCGTGGTGTCCGGGCCCGGCAGCTTCACCGGCCTTCGGATCGGCGTCATGACTGCGAAGACCCTGGCCCGTGCCACCGGATGGACCCTGCGCGCCGCGCCTACGCTGGGTCTGATCGCGACCGCGGCCTCGGAGCCGTCCCTCGCCGTGGCGCCGGCCGGCGGGGGACACGTCTGGGTGTCGAGCGTCGACGACGCCGCCCGCGCGCGACCCGACGATCCGATCCGGCGGGTGGCGGTCGAGGACCTCGATCCCGGAGACCGGACCCTGCTCTGTGCCGACTCCGCGACCGCCGGCCTCATGGCGGCGACCCAGGAAGTCCGTGTGCAGACTACGGATTCCCTCGCCCGGCTCCTGCTGCGCGCCGCCGCGCACGGTCACCCCGTGGTCACCGCCGAGGATCCGGTGTCCTTCGTGCCCGAGTACGTGAGCCCGAGCCAGGCCGAGCGCGTGCACGGGGTCGATCTGCGGGAGGAGTTGTCCCGTCCGATCCGGCCCCGGGGCTGGACCTGA